The Streptomyces sp. NL15-2K genome contains a region encoding:
- the rocD gene encoding ornithine--oxo-acid transaminase, whose amino-acid sequence MNPTETLIAAAEAHSAHNYRPLPVVVATADGAWMTDVEGRRYLDLLAGYSALNFGHRNRRIVEAAKAQLERVTLTSRAFHHDRFAAFCGELAELCGMEMVLPMNTGVEAVETAVKTARKWGYRVKGVPAEMAKIVVAGGNFHGRTTTVISFSTDAEARADYGPYTPGFEIVPYGDVTAMRAALTENTVAVLLEPIQGEAGVLVPPAGYLPAVRELTRERNVLFVADEIQSGLGRTGRTFACEHEGVVPDMYVLGKALGGGIVPVSAVVSSAEVLGVFRPGEHGSTFGGNPLACAVALEVMAMLRSGEYQARAARLGERLHRELRELAGTGRVTAVRGRGLWAGVDIAPSYGTGREVSEKLMDRGVLVKDTHGPTIRIAPPLIISEEDLDWGLAQLRGVLGL is encoded by the coding sequence GTGAACCCTACGGAGACGCTCATCGCCGCCGCCGAGGCCCACAGCGCGCACAACTACCGGCCGCTGCCGGTGGTCGTGGCCACGGCGGACGGGGCGTGGATGACGGATGTCGAGGGGCGGCGGTATCTGGATCTGCTGGCCGGGTATTCGGCGCTCAACTTCGGCCATCGCAACCGGCGGATCGTCGAGGCGGCGAAGGCTCAGTTGGAGCGGGTGACGCTGACGTCCCGGGCGTTTCATCACGACCGGTTCGCCGCGTTCTGCGGGGAGCTCGCCGAGCTCTGCGGCATGGAGATGGTGCTGCCGATGAACACCGGCGTGGAGGCGGTGGAGACGGCGGTGAAGACGGCGCGGAAGTGGGGGTATCGCGTCAAGGGCGTGCCGGCGGAGATGGCGAAGATCGTGGTCGCGGGGGGCAATTTCCACGGGCGGACGACGACGGTCATCAGTTTCTCCACGGATGCCGAGGCGCGGGCGGACTACGGGCCGTACACGCCGGGCTTCGAGATCGTGCCGTACGGAGATGTGACGGCGATGCGCGCGGCGCTGACCGAGAACACCGTCGCGGTGCTGCTCGAGCCGATCCAGGGCGAGGCGGGGGTGCTGGTGCCGCCGGCCGGTTATCTGCCGGCGGTGCGGGAGCTGACGCGCGAGCGGAACGTGCTGTTCGTGGCGGACGAGATCCAGTCGGGGCTGGGGCGGACGGGACGGACGTTCGCGTGCGAGCACGAGGGGGTGGTGCCGGACATGTATGTGCTGGGGAAGGCGCTCGGGGGCGGGATCGTGCCGGTGTCGGCGGTGGTGTCGAGTGCCGAGGTGCTGGGAGTTTTCCGGCCCGGGGAGCACGGGTCGACGTTCGGCGGGAATCCGCTGGCCTGCGCGGTGGCGCTGGAGGTGATGGCGATGCTGCGGTCGGGCGAGTACCAGGCGCGTGCGGCCCGGCTCGGCGAGCGTCTGCACCGGGAGCTGAGGGAGCTGGCCGGGACGGGACGGGTGACGGCGGTGCGCGGGCGCGGGCTGTGGGCGGGCGTGGACATCGCTCCGTCGTACGGCACGGGACGGGAGGTGTCCGAGAAGCTGATGGACCGGGGTGTCCTGGTGAAGGACACGCACGGGCCGACGATCCGGATCGCGCCGCCCCTGATCATCTCCGAGGAGGACCTGGACTGGGGGTTGGCCCAGCTGCGTGGGGTGCTGGGTCTCTGA
- a CDS encoding glycine hydroxymethyltransferase: MNAEHTVRRSPMSAEPLSHESTAFRAALDVIRAVEPRVADAIGQEVADQRAMLKLIASENYASPATLLAMGNWFSDKYAEGTIGRRFYAGCRNVDTVEALAAEHARELFGARHAYVQPHSGIDANLVAFWSVLAARVEAPALEKAGVRQVNDLSEADWAELRQAFGNQRMLGMSLDAGGHLTHGFRPNISGKMFDQRSYGTDPATGLIDYEALRVSAREFKPLIIVAGYSAYPRLVNFRIMREIADEVGATLMVDMAHFAGLVAGKVLTGDFDPVPHAQIVTTTTHKSLRGPRGGMVLCDDSLKDQVDRGCPMVLGGPLPHVMAAKAVALAEARQPSFQDYAQRIVDNSRALAEGLMRRGATLVTGGTDNHLNLIDVASSYGLTGRQAEAALLDSGIVTNRNAIPADPNGAWYTSGIRIGTPALTTRGLGTAEMDEVAGLIDRVLTTTEPGTTSKGAPSKAQHILDPKIADEISRRATDLVAGFPLYPEIDLG; this comes from the coding sequence GTGAACGCCGAACACACCGTCCGGAGGTCGCCCATGTCTGCCGAACCCCTCTCCCACGAATCCACCGCCTTCCGTGCCGCTCTCGACGTGATCCGCGCCGTCGAGCCGCGCGTGGCCGATGCCATCGGCCAGGAGGTCGCCGACCAGCGCGCGATGCTCAAACTGATCGCCTCCGAGAACTACGCCTCCCCGGCCACCCTCCTGGCGATGGGCAACTGGTTCAGCGACAAGTACGCCGAGGGCACCATCGGCCGCCGCTTCTACGCCGGCTGCCGCAACGTCGACACCGTCGAGGCCCTCGCCGCCGAGCACGCGCGTGAACTCTTCGGCGCCCGCCACGCCTACGTCCAGCCGCACTCCGGCATCGACGCCAACCTCGTCGCCTTCTGGTCCGTCCTCGCCGCCCGGGTCGAGGCTCCCGCCCTGGAGAAGGCCGGCGTCCGCCAGGTCAACGACCTCTCCGAGGCCGACTGGGCCGAGCTCCGCCAGGCCTTCGGCAACCAGCGCATGCTCGGCATGTCCCTGGACGCCGGCGGCCACCTCACCCACGGCTTCCGCCCGAACATCTCCGGCAAGATGTTCGACCAGCGCTCCTACGGCACCGACCCCGCCACGGGTCTGATCGACTACGAGGCGCTGCGCGTGTCGGCCCGTGAGTTCAAGCCGCTGATCATCGTCGCCGGCTACTCCGCCTACCCCCGTCTCGTGAACTTCCGGATCATGCGGGAGATCGCCGACGAGGTCGGGGCGACCTTGATGGTGGACATGGCGCACTTCGCGGGCCTGGTGGCCGGCAAGGTGCTGACCGGCGACTTCGACCCGGTCCCGCACGCCCAGATCGTCACCACCACCACCCACAAGTCGCTGCGCGGCCCGCGCGGCGGCATGGTCCTGTGTGACGACTCCCTCAAGGACCAGGTCGACCGCGGCTGCCCGATGGTCCTCGGCGGCCCCCTCCCGCACGTCATGGCCGCCAAGGCCGTCGCCCTCGCCGAGGCCCGTCAGCCCTCCTTCCAGGACTACGCCCAGCGCATCGTCGACAACTCCCGCGCGCTGGCGGAAGGCCTGATGCGCCGGGGCGCCACCCTCGTGACCGGCGGCACCGACAACCACCTCAACCTGATCGACGTCGCCTCCTCCTACGGCCTCACCGGCCGTCAGGCCGAGGCCGCCCTGCTCGACTCGGGCATCGTCACCAACCGCAACGCCATCCCGGCCGACCCCAACGGCGCCTGGTACACCTCCGGCATCCGCATCGGCACCCCCGCCCTGACCACGCGTGGCCTGGGCACCGCCGAGATGGACGAGGTCGCGGGCCTCATCGACCGGGTCCTCACCACCACGGAGCCCGGCACCACCAGCAAGGGCGCCCCCTCCAAGGCCCAGCACATCCTCGACCCGAAGATCGCGGACGAGATCTCCCGCCGGGCCACCGACCTCGTCGCCGGCTTCCCGCTGTACCCGGAGATCGACCTCGGCTGA
- a CDS encoding RNA polymerase sigma factor, with protein MIARVRAGEPEAYAELVRAHTGLALRAAAALGAGADAEDVVQQAFVKAYCALGRFKEGSAFKPWLMSIVANETRNTVRTAARQRTLAGREAAFAEAEPLIPESADPAVATLETERRAALLAALEKLSEEHRLVVTYRYLLEMDESETAQALGWPRGTVKSRLNRALRKLGRLLPDFRPREGGDESA; from the coding sequence GTGATCGCACGCGTACGCGCCGGAGAGCCGGAGGCGTACGCGGAGCTGGTGCGGGCCCATACGGGTCTCGCGCTCAGGGCGGCCGCGGCGCTCGGGGCGGGTGCGGACGCGGAGGACGTGGTGCAGCAGGCATTCGTCAAGGCGTACTGCGCGCTGGGCCGGTTCAAGGAGGGCTCGGCGTTCAAGCCGTGGCTGATGTCGATCGTGGCCAATGAGACGAGGAACACAGTGCGGACGGCGGCGCGCCAGCGCACGCTCGCCGGCCGCGAGGCGGCGTTCGCGGAGGCGGAGCCGCTGATACCGGAATCGGCGGACCCGGCGGTGGCCACGCTGGAGACGGAGCGCCGCGCGGCCCTGCTGGCCGCCCTGGAGAAGCTGAGCGAGGAGCACCGCCTGGTCGTCACCTACCGCTATCTGCTGGAGATGGACGAGTCCGAGACGGCCCAGGCCCTGGGCTGGCCCCGGGGGACGGTGAAGTCCCGGCTGAATCGCGCGCTGCGGAAGCTGGGCCGGTTGCTGCCGGATTTTCGGCCTCGGGAAGGGGGTGATGAGAGTGCCTGA
- the trpS gene encoding tryptophan--tRNA ligase, whose amino-acid sequence MASDRPRVLSGIQPTAGSFHLGNYLGAVRQWVALQESHDAFYMVVDLHAITLPQDPADLRANTRLAAAQLLAAGLDPERCTLFVQSHVPEHAQLAWVMNCLTGFGEASRMTQFKDKSAKQGADRSSVGLFTYPILQVADILLYQANEVPVGEDQRQHIELTRDLAERFNGRFGATFTVPKPYILRETAKIYDLQDPSIKMSKSASTPKGLINLLDEPKATAKKVKSAVTDTDTVIRYDAENKPGVSNLLTIYSTLTGEGIADLEQKYEGKGYGALKTDLAEIMVEFVTPFRERTQQYLDDPETLDSILAKGAEKARAVAAETLAQAYEKVGFLPAKH is encoded by the coding sequence ATGGCCTCTGACCGACCCCGCGTGCTCTCCGGAATCCAGCCCACCGCAGGCTCGTTCCACCTCGGCAACTACCTCGGCGCCGTCCGCCAGTGGGTGGCCCTGCAGGAGTCCCACGACGCGTTCTACATGGTCGTGGACCTGCACGCGATCACGCTCCCGCAGGACCCCGCCGACCTGCGCGCCAACACCCGGCTGGCCGCCGCCCAGCTCCTCGCGGCCGGTCTCGACCCGGAGCGCTGCACGCTCTTCGTCCAGAGCCATGTCCCCGAGCACGCCCAGCTCGCCTGGGTCATGAACTGCCTCACCGGCTTCGGCGAGGCGTCCCGCATGACCCAGTTCAAGGACAAGTCCGCCAAGCAGGGCGCGGACCGGTCGTCCGTCGGCCTGTTCACGTACCCGATCCTCCAGGTCGCGGACATCCTGCTCTACCAGGCCAACGAGGTCCCGGTCGGCGAGGACCAGCGCCAGCACATCGAGCTCACACGCGACCTCGCCGAGCGCTTCAACGGCCGCTTCGGCGCGACGTTCACCGTCCCGAAGCCGTACATCCTCAGGGAGACGGCGAAGATCTACGACCTTCAGGACCCGTCGATCAAGATGAGCAAGTCGGCGTCCACGCCGAAGGGCCTCATCAACCTCCTCGACGAGCCCAAGGCCACCGCCAAGAAGGTCAAGAGCGCGGTCACCGACACCGACACCGTCATCCGCTACGACGCGGAGAACAAGCCGGGCGTCAGCAACCTGCTCACCATCTACTCGACCCTCACCGGCGAGGGCATCGCGGACCTGGAACAGAAGTACGAGGGCAAGGGCTACGGCGCGCTCAAGACGGACCTCGCCGAGATCATGGTCGAGTTCGTGACGCCGTTCCGGGAGCGCACCCAGCAGTACCTGGACGACCCGGAGACCCTGGACTCGATCCTGGCCAAGGGTGCGGAGAAGGCGCGTGCCGTCGCCGCGGAGACCCTCGCCCAGGCGTACGAGAAGGTGGGCTTCCTGCCCGCCAAACACTGA
- a CDS encoding 2'-5' RNA ligase family protein: MGTVTIGVSIAVPEPHGSQLQQLRAGFGDAAAHGIPTHVTLLPPTEVDASLLPAIEAHLAEVAAAGRPFPMRLSGTGTFRPLSPVVFVQVVEGAGACAWLQKQVRDASGPVARELQFPYHPHVTVAHGIDDAAMDRAFEELADYEAEWPCTDFALYEQGADGVWRKLREFTFGGAVVPSQASAPVERGSLPAH, translated from the coding sequence GTGGGGACCGTAACGATCGGCGTGTCGATCGCGGTCCCGGAGCCTCACGGCAGCCAGCTGCAGCAGCTGCGCGCGGGCTTCGGCGACGCCGCGGCTCACGGCATCCCCACGCATGTCACGCTGCTGCCGCCGACAGAGGTCGACGCCTCGCTGCTGCCCGCGATCGAGGCCCATCTCGCCGAGGTCGCCGCCGCCGGGCGCCCCTTCCCGATGCGCCTGTCCGGCACGGGTACGTTCCGGCCCCTGTCGCCCGTCGTCTTCGTCCAGGTCGTCGAGGGCGCCGGAGCCTGCGCCTGGCTGCAGAAGCAGGTCCGCGACGCCTCCGGACCCGTGGCACGCGAACTGCAGTTCCCGTACCACCCGCATGTCACGGTGGCCCACGGCATCGACGACGCGGCCATGGACCGCGCCTTCGAGGAACTCGCCGACTACGAGGCCGAGTGGCCGTGCACCGACTTCGCGCTGTATGAGCAGGGTGCCGATGGGGTGTGGCGGAAGCTGCGGGAGTTCACCTTCGGCGGGGCGGTGGTGCCGTCGCAGGCGTCGGCGCCTGTCGAGCGGGGATCGCTGCCGGCGCACTGA
- a CDS encoding trypsin-like peptidase domain-containing protein, whose amino-acid sequence MTTADARRPTPTADAVFEWGLARLLDDDGVPLGAGFLITGDLVCTCAHVLVDDLETAKTQSAAPDEPVLVDFPLLADGRSTPVAATVAEWRPEDDVAVLRLAHAVPGTAPLALASPAQPLWGREARVYGFPEDTSSGVNAHGTLRGGQGAGRIQLDTGSGSVPILPGFSGSPVWDVEARTVVGMIATRGGRSLAGTAYLIPARRLAPGEPETPDGTGPFKGLLRFEEEDAHLFHGREQDAQSLAEAVRERPLVLLTGQSGTGKSSVLRAGLLPRLRAADAVVVVRTPREADDPAELLGEALLALWDVADGADGADGADGADGADGADGADGADGADGADGADGADGADGAARSTAVREALSGDGLALARLRERLRAAAGDRLCVLVIDQFEEYAAAAPRAARRVVTWLRELTGVADLIPGRGLRAVLSARNATLDALATALPATQLTLALVRLDPLTDDALARVISEPLRSVPAAGLEPGLTELLLRDAREAQDTHGEANALPLLEFTLAELWRRRTGGLLTHAAYRDLGGLSGAVARHAEDTLNEAIKEGLADEEAARRLFQRLARPHGLGRFLPDTVPAAELEPDQLRLAHRMTREKLLIWTRPQPGGAPGEAPGEALRMAHEALLREWEWLRTCLREGEEFRAWQAEVEEHARAWDASGRRPIAFAPEKLLAAAERWRAERARDITDVQRGYLAAGRRHARRGAYVLRAFAATVTVLTLLAGWLAWDASRSREVAEKRLRTVAADQLADLAEQRSSTDLGLSVQAAMGAWATSPTDKARSVLFRQYLRMRDVEQVHSGLWEGSVQAMTSAPGKDVVAVTTAPDDAGSLEVRIITEATSAHPRVLRLDGLPQGKFTDAFSDDGRWYAVAGEDRSVRVWQVGAGGNARPRQLVGARPEPVHPFSTPLDFSDDGSRLLRLYSYSEGRGETATQLTALNVWEVSSGEEIPGAGRLVEGRDADGAAFADNGEHVAISWYYRSPPDTNVSSVAVFRLSDGKVRRRLVTDHKHPASLTARGTLVEVGEDNDGTSLLTLDGVKLDHGYPQGFFHSDASQLYSVSFRQPGAGDGSGPDYAALTASGLPNDDIWTAVAPTDTKSQEDVKIAIWARDGGSGRPRVVVAVGDSLLRLRLTEGSAPALPGSDFDQRVALAPDGSQFATRDHGLVYLSRPGDPARTAPLPGKPKETGKWQLTWVRTEERHAVAAWDAEGLGLSLYAADDLARRLDVDLPALVPGLGADSRIESVAQLGNGDLAVLLSSNEVVRLDPRSGTRLADPLRVAAEPDSRTPYSYAHGQLVPRPGHAAQALIVTRSGHVEGEPMLWDLGKRTRVTRWTKAGVSGLDGSLAPPTMIFSTDGSLAAVAHSDDKMRFWDVTAGRSVGRTVSFRYGVSLLAFLGTDRLVTLDETAGFRLYEVPSGQVLAEGQSTRRGADPFAATGTGTAIRFLTGGQLETLSADPEAWWRTLCRSADRPYTEGEREDLPHGAHTDRPCAAS is encoded by the coding sequence GTGACGACGGCTGACGCGCGGCGGCCCACGCCCACGGCGGACGCGGTGTTCGAGTGGGGTCTCGCACGGCTCCTCGACGACGACGGCGTCCCGCTGGGCGCCGGTTTCCTGATCACCGGTGACCTGGTGTGCACCTGCGCGCACGTGCTGGTCGATGATCTGGAGACCGCGAAGACGCAGTCGGCCGCCCCGGACGAACCCGTCCTCGTGGACTTCCCGTTGCTCGCGGACGGTCGCTCGACGCCTGTGGCCGCCACCGTCGCCGAATGGCGACCCGAGGACGACGTCGCCGTGCTGCGGCTGGCCCACGCGGTGCCCGGCACCGCGCCGCTCGCACTCGCCTCTCCCGCCCAGCCGCTGTGGGGCCGCGAGGCCCGCGTGTACGGCTTCCCCGAGGACACCAGCTCGGGCGTCAACGCCCACGGCACACTGCGCGGCGGGCAGGGGGCGGGCCGCATCCAGCTCGACACGGGCAGCGGAAGCGTGCCGATCCTGCCGGGCTTCAGCGGCAGTCCGGTGTGGGACGTCGAGGCCCGCACGGTCGTCGGCATGATCGCGACGCGAGGCGGGCGCTCCCTCGCGGGGACGGCGTATCTGATCCCCGCCCGTCGGCTGGCGCCCGGCGAACCGGAAACGCCCGACGGCACCGGGCCGTTCAAGGGCCTGCTGCGCTTCGAGGAGGAGGACGCGCACCTCTTCCACGGCCGCGAGCAGGACGCTCAGTCCCTCGCCGAAGCGGTGCGCGAGCGCCCTCTGGTCCTGCTGACCGGGCAGTCGGGCACGGGCAAGTCGTCGGTGCTGCGCGCCGGTCTGCTGCCCCGGCTGCGGGCGGCGGACGCGGTCGTGGTGGTGCGTACCCCGCGTGAGGCGGACGACCCGGCCGAGTTACTGGGCGAGGCGCTGCTCGCGCTGTGGGACGTGGCGGACGGCGCGGACGGCGCGGACGGCGCGGACGGCGCGGACGGCGCGGACGGCGCGGACGGCGCGGACGGCGCGGACGGCGCGGACGGCGCGGACGGCGCGGACGGCGCGGACGGCGCGGACGGCGCAGCCCGCAGCACGGCCGTACGAGAGGCCCTGTCGGGTGACGGGCTGGCCCTGGCGCGACTGCGGGAGCGGCTGCGGGCGGCGGCCGGGGACCGGCTGTGCGTCCTGGTGATCGACCAGTTCGAGGAGTACGCCGCCGCCGCGCCGCGCGCGGCCCGCCGGGTGGTGACGTGGCTGCGCGAACTCACCGGGGTCGCCGACCTCATACCGGGCCGGGGCTTGCGTGCCGTCCTGTCCGCCAGGAACGCCACGCTGGACGCTCTCGCCACCGCGCTTCCGGCCACGCAGCTGACCCTGGCCCTGGTGCGCCTCGACCCGCTCACCGACGACGCCCTGGCCCGGGTCATCTCCGAACCGCTGCGCTCCGTTCCCGCTGCCGGGCTGGAACCGGGACTCACGGAGCTGCTGCTGCGGGACGCCCGCGAGGCCCAGGACACGCACGGGGAGGCCAACGCCCTGCCGCTGCTGGAGTTCACGCTCGCCGAACTGTGGCGACGGCGCACCGGAGGGCTCCTCACCCACGCCGCCTACCGGGACCTGGGCGGACTGTCCGGCGCGGTGGCCCGGCACGCGGAGGACACGCTCAACGAGGCGATCAAGGAGGGGCTCGCCGACGAGGAGGCGGCACGCCGCCTGTTCCAGCGGCTGGCCCGGCCTCACGGGCTCGGCCGCTTCCTGCCGGACACGGTGCCCGCCGCGGAACTGGAGCCCGATCAGCTGCGGTTGGCGCATCGGATGACGCGGGAGAAGCTGCTCATCTGGACCCGTCCACAGCCGGGCGGAGCGCCGGGGGAAGCGCCGGGGGAAGCGTTGCGCATGGCGCACGAGGCGCTGCTGCGCGAGTGGGAGTGGCTGCGCACATGTCTGCGGGAGGGTGAGGAGTTCCGCGCCTGGCAGGCGGAGGTGGAGGAGCACGCGCGCGCGTGGGACGCCTCCGGCCGCCGCCCCATCGCCTTCGCCCCCGAGAAGCTGCTGGCGGCGGCGGAACGCTGGCGGGCGGAACGGGCGCGGGACATCACGGACGTACAGCGGGGCTACCTGGCGGCGGGTCGCCGACATGCGCGCAGGGGTGCGTACGTGCTGCGGGCGTTCGCCGCGACGGTCACCGTACTGACGCTGCTGGCGGGGTGGCTGGCTTGGGACGCGTCCCGTAGTCGGGAGGTGGCGGAGAAACGGCTGCGCACGGTGGCGGCGGACCAACTCGCGGACCTGGCGGAGCAACGGTCGAGCACCGATCTTGGGCTGTCGGTGCAGGCGGCCATGGGCGCGTGGGCCACCTCCCCGACTGACAAGGCACGGTCAGTGCTCTTCCGGCAGTACCTGCGGATGCGGGATGTGGAGCAGGTGCATTCCGGGCTGTGGGAGGGGAGCGTGCAGGCAATGACGTCCGCTCCGGGCAAGGACGTGGTGGCGGTGACTACCGCGCCCGACGACGCCGGCAGCCTGGAGGTGCGCATCATCACGGAAGCCACCTCCGCGCATCCGCGCGTCCTCCGCCTCGACGGGCTCCCCCAGGGAAAGTTCACGGACGCGTTCAGCGACGACGGGCGCTGGTACGCGGTTGCCGGGGAGGACCGGTCGGTGCGGGTGTGGCAGGTGGGGGCCGGAGGAAATGCTCGGCCTCGGCAGCTTGTGGGGGCCCGGCCCGAGCCCGTCCATCCCTTCTCGACGCCACTGGACTTCTCCGATGACGGCTCGCGCCTTCTGCGCCTGTACTCGTACAGCGAGGGGCGCGGCGAGACCGCCACCCAGTTGACCGCGCTGAACGTCTGGGAGGTCTCCTCCGGCGAGGAGATCCCAGGGGCGGGACGGCTGGTCGAAGGTCGGGACGCGGACGGCGCCGCATTCGCGGACAACGGCGAGCATGTGGCGATCTCCTGGTATTACCGATCGCCGCCCGATACCAACGTCTCATCGGTCGCGGTCTTCCGCCTGTCCGATGGGAAGGTACGGCGAAGACTCGTCACGGACCACAAGCACCCCGCCTCGTTGACGGCACGCGGAACACTGGTGGAGGTCGGCGAAGACAACGACGGCACCAGTCTGCTCACCCTGGACGGCGTAAAACTGGACCACGGCTATCCGCAGGGCTTTTTCCACTCCGACGCCTCCCAGCTCTATAGCGTGAGCTTCCGCCAGCCCGGGGCCGGCGACGGCAGCGGTCCGGACTACGCCGCCCTCACCGCGAGCGGCCTGCCGAACGACGACATCTGGACGGCGGTGGCACCTACCGACACGAAGTCGCAGGAGGACGTGAAGATCGCCATATGGGCGCGGGACGGCGGTTCCGGGAGGCCCCGCGTGGTGGTGGCGGTCGGCGACAGCCTGCTGCGCCTGCGGCTGACCGAGGGCAGCGCCCCGGCCTTGCCCGGCTCCGACTTCGATCAACGCGTGGCGCTGGCTCCGGACGGCAGTCAGTTCGCCACCCGCGACCATGGCCTGGTGTATCTGAGCCGTCCGGGAGACCCCGCCCGCACGGCGCCGCTGCCGGGCAAACCCAAGGAAACCGGCAAGTGGCAGCTGACCTGGGTGCGCACGGAGGAGCGGCACGCGGTGGCCGCATGGGATGCGGAAGGCCTCGGTCTGTCCCTGTACGCGGCCGACGACTTGGCGCGCCGCCTCGACGTCGATCTCCCTGCCCTGGTCCCAGGGCTCGGCGCGGACTCCCGCATCGAGTCGGTGGCCCAACTGGGCAATGGTGACCTGGCCGTTCTGCTGTCCTCCAACGAGGTCGTCCGCCTCGACCCGCGATCCGGGACGCGTCTCGCGGACCCACTGCGCGTGGCGGCCGAGCCGGACTCGCGGACACCGTACAGTTACGCGCACGGCCAGCTCGTCCCACGCCCCGGTCACGCCGCCCAGGCCCTGATCGTCACCCGATCCGGTCATGTGGAGGGGGAGCCCATGCTGTGGGACCTCGGCAAGCGCACCCGTGTGACGCGCTGGACCAAGGCGGGCGTGTCCGGGCTGGACGGCTCGCTCGCGCCACCGACCATGATCTTCAGCACCGACGGAAGCCTGGCGGCCGTCGCCCACAGCGACGACAAGATGCGGTTCTGGGACGTGACGGCCGGCCGCTCGGTGGGCCGCACCGTGTCCTTCCGCTACGGCGTGTCCCTGCTCGCCTTCCTCGGCACCGACAGGCTGGTCACGCTGGACGAGACCGCCGGCTTCCGGCTGTACGAGGTGCCGTCCGGCCAGGTGTTGGCCGAAGGCCAGTCCACACGGCGCGGCGCCGATCCCTTCGCGGCCACCGGGACCGGCACCGCCATCCGCTTCCTCACCGGAGGCCAGTTGGAGACCCTCTCCGCCGACCCCGAGGCATGGTGGCGCACGCTCTGCCGAAGTGCCGATCGCCCCTATACGGAAGGCGAGCGCGAGGACCTGCCCCACGGCGCACACACCGACCGCCCATGCGCGGCATCCTGA
- a CDS encoding CU044_2847 family protein has product MKATGAAEAMADITEFKASDGTVLRVEVDGPPAPYDGGAYEPVRRRREGGTAAVADSLRQAVDRVRPAAQDVLNSLRAMPEAPDRVALEFGVKLSADAGVVLARASSEAHFKVLLEWERRPGGADLADADDRPSPDTDDRPSPDANDRPSPDANDRPSPDTDDRPSPDAEPSGDDG; this is encoded by the coding sequence ATGAAAGCGACGGGGGCCGCGGAAGCGATGGCGGACATAACCGAGTTCAAGGCAAGCGACGGCACGGTTCTGCGCGTCGAGGTCGACGGGCCGCCAGCGCCGTACGACGGGGGCGCGTACGAACCCGTCCGCAGGCGGCGCGAGGGCGGTACGGCGGCCGTCGCGGACTCGCTGCGCCAGGCCGTGGACCGGGTCCGCCCCGCGGCGCAGGACGTGCTGAACTCGCTGCGCGCGATGCCCGAGGCGCCCGACCGGGTGGCACTGGAGTTCGGGGTGAAGCTGAGCGCGGACGCGGGCGTCGTCCTGGCCCGGGCCTCCTCCGAGGCGCACTTCAAGGTGCTGCTGGAGTGGGAGCGGCGGCCGGGCGGCGCGGACCTCGCGGATGCGGACGACCGGCCGTCACCGGACACGGACGACCGGCCGTCACCGGACGCGAACGACCGGCCGTCACCGGACGCGAACGACCGGCCGTCACCGGACACGGACGACCGGCCGTCACCGGACGCGGAGCCGAGCGGTGACGACGGCTGA
- a CDS encoding decaprenylphospho-beta-D-erythro-pentofuranosid-2-ulose 2-reductase, translating into MKDAFGIPQSLLILGGTSEIALATARRLIARRTRTVWLAGRPSPALETAASHLRALGADVRTVRFDALDPDSHETTLGKVFADGDVDMVLLAFGVLGDQAHDERDPAAAVRVARTNYTGAVSAGLVSARALQTQGHGSLVVLSSVAGERARRSNFIYGSSKAGLDTFTQGLGDALHGTGAHVMVVRPGFVRSKMTAGLPEAPLATTPEAVATAIELGLRRRSETVWVPGALRVVMAGLRHLPRGVFRRLPV; encoded by the coding sequence GTGAAGGACGCCTTCGGCATCCCCCAGTCCCTGCTCATCCTCGGCGGCACGTCCGAGATCGCGCTGGCCACCGCCCGCCGCCTGATCGCCCGCCGCACCCGCACGGTGTGGCTGGCCGGACGCCCGTCCCCCGCCCTGGAGACGGCCGCCTCGCACCTGCGCGCCCTGGGCGCCGACGTGCGCACCGTCCGCTTCGACGCGCTCGACCCCGACTCCCACGAGACGACGCTCGGCAAGGTCTTCGCCGACGGCGACGTCGACATGGTCCTGCTCGCCTTCGGCGTCCTCGGCGACCAGGCCCACGACGAGCGCGACCCGGCGGCCGCGGTGCGCGTCGCGCGGACCAACTACACGGGCGCCGTCTCGGCGGGCCTGGTCAGCGCCCGCGCGCTGCAGACCCAGGGCCACGGCTCCCTGGTCGTCCTCTCCTCGGTCGCCGGCGAACGGGCCCGCCGCTCCAACTTCATCTACGGCTCCAGCAAGGCCGGCCTCGACACCTTCACCCAGGGCCTGGGCGACGCCCTGCACGGCACGGGCGCGCACGTGATGGTCGTACGCCCCGGGTTCGTACGGTCGAAGATGACGGCCGGCCTTCCTGAGGCGCCGCTCGCGACGACGCCGGAGGCGGTCGCGACGGCGATCGAGCTGGGGCTCAGGCGTCGCTCGGAGACGGTGTGGGTGCCGGGGGCGCTGCGGGTGGTGATGGCGGGGCTGCGGCATCTGCCGCGGGGGGTGTTCCGGCGGTTGCCGGTCTGA